TGTTTGACGCCCTCGACCGCGTGCGCGTCAACCCGAAGGTCGGCGTCGTGCTGCTCACAGGCAACGGTCCAAGCCAGAAAGACGGCGGCTGGGCCTTCTGTTCCGGCGGCGACCAGCGCATCCGCGGCCGCGATGGCTACAAGTACTCGGACTCCGAGACCGCTGTCGGGCCCGAGGCTCTCGCGCGGGCCGGCCGCCTGCACATCCTCGAAGTGCAGCGCCTCATCCGCTTCATGCCGAAGGTTGTCATCGCGCTCGTGCCAGGCTGGGCCGCCGGCGGCGGGCACTCGCTTAACGTGGTCTGCGACCTCACGATCGCGAGCCGTGAGCACGCAAAGTTCAAGCAGACGGACGCCGACGTTGGTTCGTTTGACGCTGGCTACGGCAGCGCCTACTTCGCGAAGCAGGTCGGCCAGAAGAACGCGCGCGAGATCTTCTTCCTCGCACGCGAGTACGACGCCGAGCGCGCCCGCGAGATCGGCGCCGTGAACGAGGTCGTGCCGCACGCAGAGCTCGAGACGACTGGCATCGAGTGGGCCCGCACGATCCTCGGCAAGTCGCCGACCGCGATCCGCATGTTGAAGTACGCGATGAACGCTGTCGACGACGGGATCGTCGGCCAGCAGCTCTTCGCTGGCGAGACGACACGCCTCGCATACGGCACTGACGAGGCAGTCGAAGGGCGAGATTCGTTCCTCGAGAAGCGCGATCCTGACTGGTCACCGTTCCCCTACCATTTCTAGGCAGCGGGGGAGGGGCGGCGCCCGCCGCGCCCGTCACCCATCCTGGCGCGGTACCCTAGGGGGGTGACGGCACACCACGTTCTTCGCGCGATCCCAGTTGAGGATCGAGCCTGGCTCATCGCCGCGCTCGACGACGCTCTTGCGGGTGGGGCTCCAATCCTGCCGCTCGCGCACGGGGAGGATCCCGGGGCGAGCGACATCGAGGAGATCAGGGCACTGCCGCTCCCTGAAGACCTTGCAGTCGTCGTGCGCACGTCAGGATCCAGCGGGGTTCCTAAAGCCGTTGCGCTCTCGCGGTCGGCGCTCGTCGAGAGCGCTGTTGCGACGCACGAGGCGCTTGGCGGGCCGGGGCAGTGGCTTGTCGCGCTCCCCACACAGCTCATCTCCGGGCTGCAGATGCTCGTGCGTAGCTCTGTCGCGCGCACCGAGCCCGTGTTCGCGCCAGAGGGCGCAGACGCCCGCCAGCTGCTCGAGGCAGCCGAGCAGCTCGATCACGAGCGCCGCTACGTTTCGCTCGTGCCCGTGCAGCTCGCGCGGCTGCTCGACCTTGCCGAGGGTGACGCTGAGGCCGCCGAGGCGCTGCAGCGATTCGACGCAGTGCTCGTTGGCGGCCAGGCAGTCTCGCTGGAGCTTCGCAGGCGCGCGCACACGCTTGGCGTGAGCCTTCGCCGTTCCTACGGAATGACCGAGACCGCGGGCGGCTGCGTCTACGACGGTGTTGAGATCGGCGACACGCTCGTGCGCATTCGCGGCGGCGAGGTGCAGCTCGCGGGGCCGACGCTCGCGCTCGGCTACCTCGGCGATGAGGCACAGACCGACGAGCGCTTCATCACCGAGCCGAACCGCGCGGGAGAAGATATCCGTTGGTACCGCACGGGCGACGCTGGTGAATTGCTTGGCGGAATGCTCACTGTCACGGGAAGGCTCGACAGGGTCGTGATTTCTGGCGGCGTCAACGTCTCGCTCGACGAGATCGAGCGGGTTGCGCGGGAGTTCCCGGGCTGGGGGAGCGCAGTTGCGCTTGCTACCGACCATCCAGAGTGGGGCGAGCGGCCAGTTCTCGTCGTCGAAGTTGACCCGGCGGCCGCGCCGTTCGACGAGGTGCGCGAGGGCATCCGGGCGAAGCTCGGGGCCGCAGCTGTGCCAGAGTGGGCGAACGAAACCGAGCGCCTGCCGCGCCTGCCGGGAGGCAAGCCAGATCTTCCCGCGATCCAGGCGTGGCTTCAGACACTGCGGGCAAGCTTTGCGCAGTTGCGCGATGACCGGGCCGAGACGCCTCGCTTGGCCGACGAAGGGGAGACAGAGTGAGCACGAAGAACCCGAAGCGGTCAGGCAACCCGGCACTGCGAGCTGCCGCCGATAGCCTCATCGAAGCAGGCGAAACCGCACACGTCACCTGGCGTGACTGGGTGTCGGGTGCTCGCCTTCGCACGCTTCCCCTCGCGGTCGCCCCGGTCGCTGTCGGCGCCGGAATCGCGCACATGCTGCAGGCGTTCTCGCTCACGCTCAGCCTGCTCGCGCTCGCCGTCGCGCTGTTGCTGCAGATCGGCGTGAACTACGCGAACGACTACTCGGATGGGGTGCGCGGCACCGACGCGTTTCGTGTCGGCCCGGCGCGGCTCACAGGCTCGGGCAGGGTGAACCCGAAGCACGTGCTCACCCTCGCGCTCGTCTTCTTCGGCCTCGCAGCAGCAGCGGGCCTCGCCGCAGTCGTGATCAGCGGCCGGTGGTGGTTCCTCGCCGTTGGTGTCGTCGCGATTATCGCGGCATGGTTCTACACCGGCGGCAAGCGGCCGTATGGCTACGCTGGCCTCGGCGAACTCGTCGTGTTCGTGTTCTTCGGCATCGTCGCAACAGTCGGTACCGTGTGGCTACAGACTGAGATCTCGAACCAGGAGATGTGGGTCGCGGGAGCAGGCGTCGGCTTCTTCGCGGTCGCGGTACTTGTGGTGAACAACCTGCGTGACATTCCGACGGATCGGGCCGCTGGTAAGCGCACCCTCGCCGTCAGAATAGGCGAGCGCTGGACCCGCGTGCTCTACGTCGTGTGCATGGTCCTGCCATTCGGGGTGCCGCTCCTCTACGGGTGGGCCTACTCGGGCATGCTGCTCGTCTGGTTCGTGCTCGCAGCAGCCATCCCTGCGATCATCATCACGCTCACTGCGCGAACCGCGCGCGAGCTCATTATTGTGCTGCAGCTCACGAGCTTTGCCGCGCTCGGCTACGGCCTGCTGCTCGGAACCGCGTTCGCCTTCTGACGCCGCTCGAGGCAGATCACGATTGCCGCCGCAAGTAGGGCGGCTCCTGACAACCAGGCTGTGAGGGATCCGGTCGCTGCGAGGATCACGAGCACACCGCCAGCGCCGCTCAACACCGCGAGCGTTGTTCGTGCTGCTGCGGGGCGTGCGATGAAGCGGAGCCCCGGGAGTATGCGACGCTCGAGACGTGTCGCGGCGGCGACTGAGCAGGCGACGACTATCGCTACGGCTACAAGCCAGACCGGCCGCGACAGCCACCAGTCGGCGCTGAGCGGGCGGGAAAGCGCCGCCTCAGCGTCGCCGCCAAGGTGAGCGGTGACGAGCAGCGCGCCCGCGAGCAGCACTGTTGCCGGCATGTGCCACGAATAGATCGTCATCGCGCGCCCGTTGAGCGCCGCAGCGCCCCAGCTGATCGTTGGAAGGGTCGCGAGGCGCGCGAGCGCCGGTCGCACAGCTGTGAACACCGCGAGCTGAATGACGCCGAGGAAGGCGAGTGCTGCCGTCGGTGGGTTGAGCGCCTCGAACAGGTTCATTGGAGACGCCCCGATAGCGATCCACAGTGCCCCACCCGCGAGCGCGGCCACCGCGGTGCGCGGCCCCACGATCACCCCGTCTGCGAGGAGGAAACCGAGCTGTTGCACAAACAGCCAGACGAACCCGAGGTTGACGAAGCCGATCGCGTCGACGCCTGTCGTGTGCCGCGCGAGGTCCACGAGCATGACGCACACTCCGAGTGCCGCGAGCGTGAGCCGTGGTGCCCGCTCGTGCAGGGCGAGCATCGCCGGAACGAGCGCTGAGCACAGCACGTACACTCCGAGGAACCAGAGGGGCTGGCTGATCCGCCAGCCAGCAGCCGCAACGATCTCGGGGCTTACGCCAGCAGCCGAGAGCCCAGCAAGCACACACGTCGTCGCCATTGCCGCAA
Above is a window of Leucobacter aridicollis DNA encoding:
- a CDS encoding 1,4-dihydroxy-2-naphthoyl-CoA synthase, whose translation is MTTQVSDIFDPSVWEIAPGAEGYTDITAHLSLDGRIARIAFDRPEVRNAFRPHTVDELFDALDRVRVNPKVGVVLLTGNGPSQKDGGWAFCSGGDQRIRGRDGYKYSDSETAVGPEALARAGRLHILEVQRLIRFMPKVVIALVPGWAAGGGHSLNVVCDLTIASREHAKFKQTDADVGSFDAGYGSAYFAKQVGQKNAREIFFLAREYDAERAREIGAVNEVVPHAELETTGIEWARTILGKSPTAIRMLKYAMNAVDDGIVGQQLFAGETTRLAYGTDEAVEGRDSFLEKRDPDWSPFPYHF
- a CDS encoding 1,4-dihydroxy-2-naphthoate polyprenyltransferase, coding for MSTKNPKRSGNPALRAAADSLIEAGETAHVTWRDWVSGARLRTLPLAVAPVAVGAGIAHMLQAFSLTLSLLALAVALLLQIGVNYANDYSDGVRGTDAFRVGPARLTGSGRVNPKHVLTLALVFFGLAAAAGLAAVVISGRWWFLAVGVVAIIAAWFYTGGKRPYGYAGLGELVVFVFFGIVATVGTVWLQTEISNQEMWVAGAGVGFFAVAVLVVNNLRDIPTDRAAGKRTLAVRIGERWTRVLYVVCMVLPFGVPLLYGWAYSGMLLVWFVLAAAIPAIIITLTARTARELIIVLQLTSFAALGYGLLLGTAFAF
- a CDS encoding AMP-binding protein encodes the protein MTAHHVLRAIPVEDRAWLIAALDDALAGGAPILPLAHGEDPGASDIEEIRALPLPEDLAVVVRTSGSSGVPKAVALSRSALVESAVATHEALGGPGQWLVALPTQLISGLQMLVRSSVARTEPVFAPEGADARQLLEAAEQLDHERRYVSLVPVQLARLLDLAEGDAEAAEALQRFDAVLVGGQAVSLELRRRAHTLGVSLRRSYGMTETAGGCVYDGVEIGDTLVRIRGGEVQLAGPTLALGYLGDEAQTDERFITEPNRAGEDIRWYRTGDAGELLGGMLTVTGRLDRVVISGGVNVSLDEIERVAREFPGWGSAVALATDHPEWGERPVLVVEVDPAAAPFDEVREGIRAKLGAAAVPEWANETERLPRLPGGKPDLPAIQAWLQTLRASFAQLRDDRAETPRLADEGETE
- a CDS encoding acyltransferase family protein; its protein translation is MSLISIPPAPTAPSPGRDPEGDGTARDSAVDLIRAACLLAVVAVHALMVGVSVQGGEVVLENALESWGGFTVFSWFTQMMPLFFIAGGFASAAHYRRLRARGVTPSGYVTARLGRLLPVPLLAAMATTCVLAGLSAAGVSPEIVAAAGWRISQPLWFLGVYVLCSALVPAMLALHERAPRLTLAALGVCVMLVDLARHTTGVDAIGFVNLGFVWLFVQQLGFLLADGVIVGPRTAVAALAGGALWIAIGASPMNLFEALNPPTAALAFLGVIQLAVFTAVRPALARLATLPTISWGAAALNGRAMTIYSWHMPATVLLAGALLVTAHLGGDAEAALSRPLSADWWLSRPVWLVAVAIVVACSVAAATRLERRILPGLRFIARPAAARTTLAVLSGAGGVLVILAATGSLTAWLSGAALLAAAIVICLERRQKANAVPSSRP